The Jannaschia sp. GRR-S6-38 genomic interval TCTACGGGCCGCATAACGTCGAGCTGGACGATCCGTTCGAGGCCGCGCGCGACCACGGCGCCGACACGGTCCGCCGGCTGGTCGCGGCCGCGCCCTGGGGCGGCGAGAGCTACAAGCTCTTCTACAACGTCAATTTCCCGCCCGTGGCGGCGCGCAACGTCCGCGGCGTCGCCGCCGTGGCGCAGGGCTATCGCGGCGACGGGCGGATGGGCGTCACGCCGCAAACCGCACCTTCGGGGCGCAAGTACCTGTGGATCTCGGGCTCGGCCCAGGGCGAAAAGACCGCGCCCGGCACCGATGTCCGCGCGAATGTGGAAGGCTGGATCTCGGTCACGCCGATGCGCTGCGACCTGACTTGCCGCGACGCGCTCGGCCAGTTGCGCGACGCCTTCCCGGACTATGCCGGCTGAGCCATGACGCCAGAACAGACCATGCGCTTTCTCGTGACGCTCCGGACTCGGGGGGTGTCGGACAAGCGCGTGTTGGAAGCGATGGAATCGGTCGACCGGGCGGCCTTCGTGTCCGAGACCTTCGCGGAGCGCGCCTACGAGGACGTGCCGCTGCCGATCGCGTCGGGCCAGACCGTCAGCCAGCCGTCGATCGTCGGGCGCATGACGCAGGCGCTGGATGTGCAGCCGCGCGATAAGGTGCTCGAGGTGGGGACCGGCACGGGCTACCAGGCCGCGATCCTGTCGAAGCTGGCGCGCCGGGTCTACACGGTCGAGCGGCATCGCGCGCTTGCGGCCAAGGCGCGCGCCATCCACGAGGCGATGGGCCTGCCCAACGTCACGCAGATCACAGGCGACGGTAGCCGCGGCCTGCCCGAGCAGGCGCCCTTCGACCGCATCATCGTTACCGCGGCCGCCGAGGATCCGCCCGGCCCCCTGTTGGCACAGTTGCGGGTTGGCGGTAGCATGGTGTTGCCCGTTGGGGTGTCGGACGCCGTGCAGACGCTGATCAAGGTGACGCGCGGGCCGGACGGCTTCGAGTATGACGAACTTTTACCGCTGGTGCGCTTCGTGCCTTTGGTGGAAGGGGTGGAACACGACTGAAGGGCGTGTCCGCCTTTGGGGCAGACGGAGGGACGGAAATGTCCGTGACAGGCATGCGAACCCGCTGGGCGGGTCTGCTTATGGGTGCGGCGCTGGTCGCCGGTTGCTCGGAATTCCAATCCGGCAATCTCGACTTCGATCTTCGCGGCGGGGACGACACGCTCAACACCTCGCCCGCGATCCGGCAACTTCCCGCCGAGCGGCCCCGGCCCGACGCGAACGGGCTGATCACCTATCCGAATTACCAGGTGGCCGTCGCGCGCAGCGGCGACACGGTGGTGAGCGTCGCCCAGCGGATCGGCTTTCCGGCGGGCGAGCTGGCCAGCTTCAACGGGCTGAGCCCAACCGACCCGCTGAACCGCGACGCGGTCCTCGCGCTGCCGCGCCGGGTGACGCCCGGCAGCGGGGCCGGGCGGCCCGACATCACGCAGATCGCCGGTGCCGCGATCGACCGCGCCGATGGCCGTCCGGGCCGCGCCCCGGTCGCCGTGCAGGGCGGCCAGGAGCCGGTGCGCCACCGCGTCGCCCGCGGCGAGACGGCCTTTTCCATCGCGCGGCTCTACGGCGTATCGCCGGCCTCGCTGGCGGAATGGAACGGTCTCGACAGCGACCTGACCGTCCGCGAGGGGCAGTACCTGCTGATCCCGCTGGTCGTCGGCGTGGATGGCGCCGCGCAGGTCGCGCAGCCGGGGCAGGGCAGCCCGACGCCCGTGCCGCCCTCGGCCGCGTCGGCCCTGCCCGAGACGGTCGAGGCCGAGGTCCTGCCCGAAAGCCCCAATCTCGACCAGTTCCGCACCGCGGCCAGCGCGCCGCCGCCGGCCGCCGAGCCCGTCACCGCAACCGCGCCCGCCGAGGCTGCGCCCAGCCGGCTGCGCCGTCCCGTCTCGGGTGAGGTGCTGCGCGGGTTCTCGGCGCGCAACGAGGGGATCGACTTCCGTGCCGCCGAGGGCAGCGCCGTCGCCGCCGCCGCCGCGGGCACGGTCGCCGCGATCACCCGCGACACCGACCAGGTGCCGATCCTGGTGCTGCGCCATGCCGAGGGTCTGCTGACGGTCTACGCCAACATCAAGGACATCACCGTCGAGAAGGGCGACAGCGTCAGCGCGGGTCAGCGCATCGCCTCGGTCGGCGGTGGCGATCCGTCCTTCCTGCATTTCGAGGTCCGGCGCGGCTTCGACGCGGTGGACCCGGCGCCGCTGCTCCGGTGACCGAGGAGCTCGACGCCCTCGTCGTCGGGGCGGGGCTCTCCGGGATCTGTGCCGCCTACCACCTGCGGCAGGGGCGGCCCGACCGTTCGGTCGCGATCCTCGAGGCGCGGGAGTCGATGGGCGGAACGTGGGACCTGTTCCGCTATCCGGGCGTGCGCTCCGACTCGGACATGGCGACGTTGGGCTACGGCTTTCGCCCGTGGACCAGCGAGAAGGCCATCGCCGACGGGCCCGCGATCCTGTCCTACATCCACGAAACCGCCCGCGAGACCGGGATCGACCGCCTGATCCGCTACCGGCACCGGATGGTCGCGGCCGATTGGAACAGCGCCCGCGCCCGCTGGATCGTGACCGTCGACACGCCCGGGGGCACCCGGACCATCGCCGCGCGCTGGCTCTCGATCTGTACCGGCTACTACGACTACGCGGGCGGGCACCGGCCGGACTGGCCGGGCGAGGCCGAGTTCGCCGGGCCGATCATCCATCCGCAGGCCTGGCC includes:
- the surE gene encoding 5'/3'-nucleotidase SurE; its protein translation is MRILITNDDGIGAPGLMTLQAIAEEVAGEDGEVWTVAPAFEQSGVAHCINYVKPSMISKIGPRRFALEGSPADCVLAGLGELVEGEVDLVLSGVNRGNNAGENTIYSGTIGAAMEAALQGVPGIALSQFYGPHNVELDDPFEAARDHGADTVRRLVAAAPWGGESYKLFYNVNFPPVAARNVRGVAAVAQGYRGDGRMGVTPQTAPSGRKYLWISGSAQGEKTAPGTDVRANVEGWISVTPMRCDLTCRDALGQLRDAFPDYAG
- a CDS encoding protein-L-isoaspartate(D-aspartate) O-methyltransferase, whose amino-acid sequence is MTPEQTMRFLVTLRTRGVSDKRVLEAMESVDRAAFVSETFAERAYEDVPLPIASGQTVSQPSIVGRMTQALDVQPRDKVLEVGTGTGYQAAILSKLARRVYTVERHRALAAKARAIHEAMGLPNVTQITGDGSRGLPEQAPFDRIIVTAAAEDPPGPLLAQLRVGGSMVLPVGVSDAVQTLIKVTRGPDGFEYDELLPLVRFVPLVEGVEHD
- a CDS encoding peptidoglycan DD-metalloendopeptidase family protein yields the protein MSVTGMRTRWAGLLMGAALVAGCSEFQSGNLDFDLRGGDDTLNTSPAIRQLPAERPRPDANGLITYPNYQVAVARSGDTVVSVAQRIGFPAGELASFNGLSPTDPLNRDAVLALPRRVTPGSGAGRPDITQIAGAAIDRADGRPGRAPVAVQGGQEPVRHRVARGETAFSIARLYGVSPASLAEWNGLDSDLTVREGQYLLIPLVVGVDGAAQVAQPGQGSPTPVPPSAASALPETVEAEVLPESPNLDQFRTAASAPPPAAEPVTATAPAEAAPSRLRRPVSGEVLRGFSARNEGIDFRAAEGSAVAAAAAGTVAAITRDTDQVPILVLRHAEGLLTVYANIKDITVEKGDSVSAGQRIASVGGGDPSFLHFEVRRGFDAVDPAPLLR